In one window of Marispirochaeta aestuarii DNA:
- a CDS encoding TRAP transporter small permease, giving the protein MKKITGYIDRVTDVFCISLMSVAFLITFFHIIGRYVLRNPIYFSEELARYCFIWASMLGAAVVNRHDEHTSVTYFINLLPPRVQDVIYILRELLIVVILCVLIFQGIRLSYTMRTVQTAALALSWALVYISLPIGSALMIISTLHLIKEKIGEMLNPERG; this is encoded by the coding sequence ATGAAAAAGATTACCGGCTACATCGATAGAGTGACGGATGTCTTCTGCATAAGCCTGATGAGTGTCGCGTTTCTGATAACTTTTTTTCATATAATCGGCCGGTATGTACTCAGAAATCCGATATATTTTTCTGAGGAATTGGCACGATACTGCTTTATCTGGGCATCCATGCTCGGGGCGGCTGTAGTAAACCGGCACGATGAACATACCAGCGTTACCTATTTTATCAATCTTTTGCCCCCTCGTGTTCAGGATGTCATATACATTTTACGGGAGCTTCTTATTGTAGTTATTCTGTGTGTCCTGATTTTCCAGGGGATCCGGCTTTCTTACACAATGCGGACGGTTCAGACCGCCGCACTCGCTTTATCATGGGCTCTTGTTTACATCTCTCTGCCCATCGGATCGGCCTTGATGATAATATCCACCCTGCATTTGATTAAAGAAAAGATTGGCGAGATGCTGAATCCGGAGAGGGGGTAA
- a CDS encoding DctP family TRAP transporter solute-binding subunit, with the protein MKKQMIVLLALVLVFSFTVSSFANGGQEQGDKTEVVKFSTPVAPDHPNNVAALKFAEIVNAESGGRLKVEVFPANQLGNVKDVIELVMTGSVHMYMGGTSETSLFQPEFAVMDCPYLFRDYDHLMKAAESDVVQEISDKLEKNRGVKILTAQIYYGTRHLTTRDKAIYAPSDLEGMLVRAPDQPVYLEAVRAMGATPTPVAFSDLYMALKQGVVDGQENPIPTIYTYKYYEAQKYIMLTGHMRRVNVIGASSVWYNSLSEDLKKVVDKAIDEAVKLNNDLTIKQEADMLKDLKELGMEVIEPDVQAFFEAAKDVPAKFEKQWGKDTARRIAEIR; encoded by the coding sequence GTGAAAAAACAAATGATTGTGCTGCTCGCTTTGGTGCTGGTGTTTTCTTTTACTGTCAGCAGCTTTGCGAACGGCGGTCAGGAACAGGGCGACAAAACAGAGGTTGTCAAATTCTCTACCCCGGTTGCGCCTGACCATCCGAACAATGTGGCGGCTCTGAAGTTTGCCGAGATTGTAAACGCGGAATCCGGCGGAAGACTGAAGGTAGAAGTTTTCCCTGCAAACCAGCTGGGTAATGTGAAGGATGTAATCGAGCTGGTAATGACAGGCAGTGTACATATGTACATGGGCGGAACATCCGAAACGAGTCTTTTCCAGCCCGAATTCGCCGTAATGGATTGTCCCTACCTGTTCAGGGATTACGACCATCTCATGAAGGCGGCGGAAAGTGATGTTGTTCAGGAGATATCCGACAAGTTGGAGAAGAATCGGGGAGTGAAAATTCTCACAGCGCAAATTTATTATGGGACGCGTCATCTGACCACCCGCGATAAAGCCATATATGCGCCCAGCGATCTCGAAGGCATGCTGGTGCGGGCGCCGGATCAGCCTGTCTACCTCGAAGCGGTTCGTGCCATGGGTGCCACTCCGACTCCCGTTGCCTTCTCGGATCTTTATATGGCTCTGAAGCAGGGAGTGGTCGACGGCCAGGAAAACCCGATTCCGACCATCTACACCTACAAATACTATGAGGCCCAAAAGTACATAATGCTGACCGGTCATATGCGGCGTGTAAATGTTATCGGCGCAAGCTCAGTATGGTACAATTCTTTGTCCGAGGATCTGAAAAAGGTTGTCGATAAAGCCATCGACGAAGCCGTAAAGCTGAATAATGATCTTACGATCAAGCAGGAAGCCGATATGCTTAAAGATCTGAAAGAACTTGGAATGGAGGTTATTGAACCCGATGTCCAGGCTTTCTTCGAAGCAGCGAAGGATGTTCCCGCCAAGTTTGAAAAACAATGGGGAAAGGATACTGCACGGCGTATCGCCGAAATACGGTAA
- a CDS encoding FadR/GntR family transcriptional regulator: MTPLFQEIKTNTRARQIVEKFRQAIGEGSLKIGDKLPPERELCTQLGVSRTSLREAVRILEAYGILESIQGGGTFVTDRFAENVFDFLGFGGALDRNTLVHLLQTRRILEAGAIAQAVSVAEDKELEELEAIVDSLEKETETAKLGLLDARFHETIIELSRNPILTSVYRLIYKMMTRAVSTVIAYPTARGIAVADHRNILSAMKKRDKVQCLDLVDAHAEHTLKLIDDHFKEGG, translated from the coding sequence ATGACACCGCTATTCCAGGAAATCAAAACCAATACCCGCGCACGGCAGATTGTCGAGAAGTTTCGTCAAGCCATAGGGGAAGGCAGCTTGAAAATTGGGGACAAACTTCCGCCGGAGAGGGAACTCTGTACCCAGCTCGGCGTCAGCAGGACATCCCTGCGCGAGGCGGTCCGTATTCTCGAAGCCTACGGGATTCTGGAATCAATTCAGGGAGGCGGAACTTTCGTCACCGATCGTTTCGCGGAAAATGTGTTTGATTTCCTGGGATTCGGCGGAGCCCTGGATCGGAACACCCTGGTTCACCTGCTGCAGACCCGCAGAATTCTGGAAGCCGGCGCCATAGCCCAGGCGGTTTCCGTCGCGGAAGACAAAGAACTGGAAGAGCTTGAGGCGATTGTCGACTCTCTGGAAAAAGAAACGGAGACGGCAAAACTCGGGCTGCTGGATGCCCGTTTTCATGAGACCATCATCGAACTCTCCCGAAACCCTATTCTGACGTCCGTCTATCGGCTTATTTACAAAATGATGACCCGCGCAGTCTCCACCGTAATCGCCTACCCCACTGCACGCGGTATCGCTGTAGCGGACCATCGCAACATACTTTCGGCAATGAAAAAACGGGATAAAGTCCAATGCCTGGATCTGGTCGATGCCCATGCTGAGCATACGTTAAAATTAATAGATGACCACTTTAAAGAGGGAGGCTGA
- a CDS encoding alpha-ketoacid dehydrogenase subunit alpha/beta → MPSEQVIKPQDVRKKGVLKTVEIPLNSYTKRLKDVKNDYSADDLTAMYHDMRLIREFENMVQAVRTVKEYNGIEYSYTGPAHLSQGQEAAAVGQAYALDLDDYTFGTHRSHGEVLARGLSAIRRLEEKALVQIMEDFRHGALLRSVEKFAPSSLNARETAELFLLYGFMTELFGREIGFTGGLGNSMHVFFTPFGIYPNNAIVGASAGIGAGAALYKRLRGENGIVIVNSGDGSISTGHAWEAMLFSTMDQLNKLWDEKYRGGLPIIFNFMNNYYAMSGQTSGETLGFDVLARIGAAFNQDALLSERVDGYNLFAVIDAFQRKKRAVLERKGPVLLDTIVYRHAGHSATDPNAYRSREEMEGWMGVDCLGSYRKELLEEGLLDSNLTDTIDGSVKEKITLVLKYATGLQESPRMNMHADPDAIAKYMFSNQKITRLSDDDPEVLGKKSENSRYKKISAKVRRGLDENGNKVSPLKVFSYRDAIFEALIDKFYEDPTMILFGEDVREHGNSFGVLQGLYESVPRHRLFNAPIAEAAIISAAVGYAMCGGRAVPEIMWCDFLGRAADELFNQLAKWQGMSAGLVRMPCVVRVSVGHAYGAQHSQDWSSLAAHIPGLKILYPATPYDAKGLLNSALGLTDPVMFFESQKLYDTGELFAPEGVPRDCYEVPIGKCDVKLKGSDLTILSIGPALYPALEAAEELAQKWQLKAEVIDARSLIPFDYQTVIESVRKTGRIIVVHDACERGGYAKTIAANISEFCFEELDAPPVSLGAHNWVSPCPELEKYFFPSKQMILDAVHERIKPLPGYSPLFDLSLAEKLRQENLGI, encoded by the coding sequence ATGCCGTCGGAACAAGTAATAAAACCCCAGGATGTACGAAAAAAGGGAGTTCTAAAAACCGTTGAGATTCCCCTGAACAGTTACACCAAACGCCTTAAAGATGTAAAGAACGATTATTCGGCGGACGACCTGACTGCCATGTACCACGATATGCGCCTTATTCGCGAATTCGAAAACATGGTACAGGCGGTCAGGACCGTAAAAGAGTACAACGGCATCGAGTATTCATACACCGGTCCCGCCCACCTTTCCCAGGGACAGGAAGCAGCAGCAGTCGGACAGGCCTACGCCCTGGACCTGGATGATTACACCTTCGGGACTCACCGCAGCCATGGCGAGGTCCTGGCCCGGGGGCTTTCCGCCATCCGCCGCTTGGAGGAGAAGGCCCTGGTACAGATTATGGAGGATTTCCGCCATGGAGCTCTCCTGCGTTCCGTCGAAAAATTTGCTCCCTCATCCCTGAACGCTCGGGAAACCGCCGAACTCTTTCTGCTGTACGGCTTCATGACTGAACTCTTCGGCCGGGAGATAGGTTTTACCGGGGGACTCGGCAACTCGATGCACGTCTTTTTTACCCCCTTCGGAATCTATCCCAACAACGCAATCGTCGGAGCCTCCGCGGGAATAGGCGCGGGGGCGGCCCTTTACAAGCGGCTGCGAGGGGAAAACGGCATTGTCATCGTCAACTCGGGAGACGGTTCCATCAGTACCGGCCATGCCTGGGAGGCCATGCTCTTTTCAACCATGGACCAGCTCAATAAACTCTGGGACGAAAAGTACCGGGGCGGTTTACCGATAATCTTTAACTTCATGAACAATTACTATGCCATGAGCGGCCAGACCTCGGGGGAGACCCTCGGTTTCGACGTTCTCGCCCGAATCGGGGCAGCTTTTAACCAGGACGCGCTGCTTTCCGAACGGGTCGACGGATACAACCTTTTTGCGGTTATCGATGCCTTCCAGCGCAAAAAGCGTGCTGTTCTTGAACGGAAAGGACCGGTCCTGCTTGATACAATCGTATACCGTCACGCCGGTCACTCCGCCACCGATCCCAACGCATACAGGTCCAGAGAAGAGATGGAAGGCTGGATGGGTGTCGACTGTCTGGGTTCGTATCGCAAGGAACTGCTGGAGGAAGGGCTGCTCGATTCGAATCTGACAGACACGATTGACGGCAGCGTGAAGGAAAAGATCACCCTAGTTCTTAAATACGCGACCGGACTGCAGGAATCTCCCCGCATGAATATGCACGCCGATCCTGACGCTATTGCCAAATACATGTTTTCCAACCAGAAGATCACGAGATTGTCTGATGATGATCCTGAGGTCCTCGGGAAAAAGAGCGAAAACAGCCGTTATAAAAAGATATCCGCAAAAGTGCGGCGCGGTCTCGATGAAAACGGAAACAAGGTATCGCCCCTCAAGGTGTTTTCCTATCGCGACGCAATCTTTGAAGCTCTGATAGACAAGTTTTATGAGGACCCGACCATGATCCTCTTCGGCGAAGACGTGCGTGAACACGGGAACTCCTTCGGCGTTCTGCAGGGTCTCTACGAATCAGTACCGCGGCACAGGCTTTTCAATGCGCCCATAGCCGAAGCAGCCATTATTTCCGCGGCGGTGGGATATGCCATGTGCGGAGGACGGGCCGTCCCCGAAATCATGTGGTGTGATTTTCTCGGCAGGGCGGCGGATGAGCTCTTCAACCAGCTCGCAAAATGGCAGGGAATGAGCGCCGGCCTTGTGCGGATGCCCTGTGTTGTCCGGGTCTCCGTCGGACACGCCTACGGGGCTCAGCACTCCCAGGACTGGAGCTCTCTGGCCGCCCACATACCAGGCCTCAAAATCCTGTATCCCGCGACTCCTTATGACGCAAAAGGACTGTTGAACTCGGCCCTGGGACTGACAGACCCCGTCATGTTTTTCGAAAGCCAAAAACTGTATGATACGGGCGAACTTTTCGCCCCCGAGGGAGTCCCGCGTGACTGTTATGAAGTACCCATCGGGAAATGCGATGTAAAACTGAAAGGCAGTGATCTTACCATCCTCAGCATAGGTCCGGCTCTCTATCCGGCCCTGGAAGCCGCGGAAGAACTCGCCCAAAAATGGCAGTTAAAGGCGGAGGTTATCGATGCAAGAAGTCTGATTCCCTTCGATTACCAGACTGTTATCGAATCCGTCCGCAAAACAGGACGCATTATAGTTGTCCACGATGCCTGTGAACGCGGAGGATACGCCAAGACCATTGCCGCCAACATAAGCGAGTTTTGTTTTGAGGAGCTCGATGCTCCGCCGGTTTCTTTGGGTGCCCACAACTGGGTATCCCCCTGCCCGGAGCTGGAGAAATATTTCTTCCCCTCGAAACAGATGATTCTGGACGCCGTCCACGAACGAATAAAGCCCCTCCCCGGCTACTCCCCGCTTTTCGACCTGAGTCTTGCGGAGAAGCTGCGGCAGGAAAATCTAGGTATTTAG
- a CDS encoding dihydrolipoamide acetyltransferase family protein, protein MAEFVRMPQKGLTEESALLSEWHVREGDLVRPGQLLFSLETGKAVFDVEAESAGTVLKLLAAPGDEVPIKDAVLVIGEPGEEFSIEKTPAAPQSGAKPLPVPAEHPADRSSRVTEFPGAGGRGRRISPRARNLAEKHGIAVNDIKGSGPGGRIIVDDIRRLMTAAAPPRPDNDMGGQRLPVTGMRKVIAERLSGSFFTAPHIFLRAAVSVDRLMELREGISSETGTKISLNAFFMKLSAEALKRHPRLNSSWKESYIEIHDTADIGLAVSLEDGLITPVVRNCGSKGIIQIDGELKELIEKARQGRLQPEEYQEAGFTISNLGSYEVEEFTAIINPPASAILALGRAGKETVVNGDDSVEIRRMMRTTLSCDHRAIDGAVAAAFLTDLKRMIQDPARALL, encoded by the coding sequence ATGGCAGAATTTGTTCGTATGCCCCAAAAAGGACTGACCGAAGAGAGCGCCCTCTTGAGTGAATGGCATGTACGCGAGGGAGACCTTGTACGCCCCGGGCAGCTCCTCTTTTCTCTGGAAACCGGTAAAGCCGTTTTCGATGTGGAAGCCGAATCCGCCGGCACCGTTCTCAAACTTTTAGCCGCTCCGGGAGACGAGGTCCCCATCAAGGATGCGGTTCTTGTCATCGGTGAACCCGGCGAAGAGTTCAGCATCGAAAAAACTCCCGCTGCTCCGCAGAGCGGAGCCAAGCCCTTGCCGGTCCCGGCTGAACACCCTGCAGACCGATCGTCTCGGGTTACTGAATTTCCGGGAGCCGGCGGAAGAGGCCGCCGCATCTCTCCCAGGGCACGAAATCTTGCGGAAAAACACGGTATCGCCGTGAACGACATCAAGGGAAGCGGACCCGGGGGCAGAATCATTGTCGATGATATCCGCAGGCTCATGACCGCCGCGGCTCCGCCCCGTCCGGACAACGACATGGGGGGACAGCGGCTGCCGGTAACCGGCATGCGCAAGGTGATCGCCGAGCGTCTGTCCGGGTCCTTCTTTACCGCGCCCCATATCTTTCTGCGGGCGGCGGTTTCCGTGGACCGGCTGATGGAGCTCAGGGAAGGTATTTCCTCGGAAACAGGCACGAAGATCTCCCTTAACGCCTTTTTCATGAAGCTCAGCGCGGAGGCCCTCAAGCGGCATCCGCGGCTCAATTCCAGCTGGAAAGAATCGTATATAGAGATCCACGATACCGCCGACATCGGACTGGCTGTTTCGCTGGAGGATGGTCTTATAACTCCGGTTGTGAGAAACTGCGGAAGCAAGGGGATTATCCAGATCGACGGAGAGCTGAAGGAGCTGATAGAAAAGGCCCGACAGGGACGTTTGCAGCCGGAAGAATACCAGGAGGCCGGTTTCACCATCAGCAACCTGGGCAGCTACGAGGTAGAAGAATTTACGGCGATTATTAATCCCCCGGCGTCAGCAATCCTGGCCCTCGGCCGGGCAGGCAAAGAAACTGTGGTAAACGGAGACGACAGCGTGGAGATACGGCGCATGATGCGGACAACCTTATCCTGCGACCACCGCGCCATTGACGGCGCAGTAGCCGCGGCCTTCTTGACGGATCTAAAAAGAATGATTCAGGATCCAGCCCGTGCGCTTCTGTGA
- a CDS encoding SDR family NAD(P)-dependent oxidoreductase has translation MELQGQCAVVTGSAQGIGKAIAFELAVRGADLALCDLREDELRKTAGEIQAAGSVKVFIRRIDLAQENEIEGFVEEAEKSFGRIDILVNNAGMHPLHRIQEISSSEWDLVLQVNLRAHFLFCRQVLPGMRRRKYGRIINIASEAGKNGGTVAAAHYAASKAGVLGFTRNLAQQTGGDGITVNAVCPGRIATAMASAAGEEENRKFIENSILKRIGDPEDVAFAVAYLASPRAGFVTAESMMVNGGTLRD, from the coding sequence ATGGAATTACAGGGACAGTGTGCCGTCGTAACTGGCTCGGCCCAGGGTATCGGAAAAGCTATAGCCTTCGAACTTGCCGTAAGAGGGGCGGACCTGGCTTTGTGCGATCTCAGGGAGGATGAATTGCGGAAAACCGCCGGCGAGATTCAGGCAGCGGGTTCCGTCAAGGTTTTTATCCGACGTATCGATTTGGCACAGGAAAACGAGATCGAAGGCTTTGTGGAAGAAGCGGAAAAAAGCTTTGGAAGAATCGATATTCTGGTAAACAACGCGGGAATGCATCCCCTGCACCGTATCCAGGAAATCTCCTCCTCCGAGTGGGACCTGGTCCTGCAGGTGAACCTGCGGGCGCATTTTCTGTTCTGTCGGCAAGTCCTTCCCGGAATGCGTCGGCGTAAATACGGCCGTATCATAAACATCGCCTCGGAAGCGGGCAAGAACGGGGGAACCGTCGCGGCGGCACATTACGCGGCTTCGAAGGCCGGAGTGCTGGGCTTTACCAGGAATCTCGCGCAACAAACGGGGGGCGACGGAATTACCGTAAATGCTGTCTGTCCAGGACGGATCGCAACGGCAATGGCATCAGCCGCCGGGGAAGAAGAAAACAGGAAATTCATCGAAAACAGCATTCTGAAACGAATAGGCGACCCGGAAGACGTTGCCTTTGCAGTTGCATATCTTGCAAGTCCCCGGGCCGGTTTTGTTACCGCGGAAAGTATGATGGTAAACGGCGGTACCCTGCGGGATTAG
- a CDS encoding Ldh family oxidoreductase yields the protein MPGVDGGVLFPAEELRKWTEEIFQKVDVSKEDAALLTDSLIEANLRGVDTHGITRMLTVYVNRIQAGVLSPRTKLDIVREKPSTALVDCNNSIGQVASDYAMNLAIQKAKSTGTAFVATTHSNHYGAAAYWSMKALEHGMIGFSATNGPASFAPTGGRTPMLGTNPFSVAIPAGRELPFVLDLATTVVARGRITLYAKQNKELEPGWAFDEMGRPTTDPHKALKGLLAPIGGYKGYGIALAIDMISGVMTGSKYGTHFPGFLADNLKDPTDVGSVFAAISIDSFMDLPEFQDAMDTAIREVKSCARAEGVERIYVPGEIEMGIRADRLANGIPLPEAVLTDFVALGTELGVAFPGE from the coding sequence ATGCCAGGAGTTGATGGCGGGGTACTGTTTCCCGCGGAAGAATTACGGAAATGGACGGAAGAAATCTTTCAGAAAGTGGATGTCAGCAAGGAAGACGCTGCTCTGCTGACTGATTCCCTGATCGAAGCGAACCTCCGGGGAGTTGATACCCACGGAATAACCCGCATGCTGACGGTCTACGTAAACCGCATACAGGCCGGAGTCCTGAGTCCCAGGACAAAGCTCGATATTGTCCGGGAAAAACCCTCCACCGCCCTGGTTGACTGCAACAACAGCATCGGACAGGTAGCCTCTGATTACGCCATGAACCTGGCAATTCAGAAAGCAAAGAGCACCGGAACCGCCTTTGTCGCCACAACCCACTCGAACCACTACGGTGCCGCCGCATACTGGTCCATGAAGGCCCTGGAACATGGAATGATCGGCTTTTCCGCCACCAACGGACCGGCCAGCTTTGCCCCCACCGGCGGCCGAACCCCGATGCTCGGTACGAACCCCTTCTCCGTCGCGATTCCTGCAGGCAGGGAACTCCCCTTCGTACTGGACCTTGCCACTACGGTTGTTGCCAGGGGACGGATTACCCTCTACGCAAAGCAGAACAAGGAGCTGGAACCAGGCTGGGCTTTTGACGAGATGGGGCGCCCCACCACTGATCCCCACAAGGCCCTTAAAGGACTGCTGGCACCCATCGGCGGCTACAAGGGCTACGGCATTGCCCTGGCCATCGATATGATCTCCGGCGTTATGACCGGATCAAAATACGGGACCCATTTCCCCGGATTTCTGGCTGACAACCTCAAGGATCCCACCGACGTGGGAAGCGTGTTCGCTGCGATCAGCATCGACAGCTTTATGGACCTTCCGGAATTTCAGGATGCCATGGACACGGCCATCCGGGAGGTAAAGAGCTGCGCCAGAGCCGAAGGGGTGGAACGCATCTACGTACCCGGCGAAATCGAGATGGGAATACGGGCGGACCGTCTTGCCAACGGGATTCCCCTCCCGGAAGCGGTACTCACGGACTTTGTCGCCCTGGGCACGGAACTGGGAGTCGCTTTTCCCGGGGAATAG
- a CDS encoding aryl-sulfate sulfotransferase encodes MRLFRLMLPALGVLFIGIPGVVYLLQPPVRIISISAAEKVPLAAEAVIRSRRPSRVSLSIKGRNGAKDLKVSFDRKSRVHRIPVLGLYPDWKNSIEFSVTDDRGRVHSLTRSIRTEALPEEYPEIRVRTPLPEKAAPGMLFLHLGHYDDRMSYTPYPSAIDEAGDVRWFYAGDNGHLLRRLENGNLIIQQEDSIVEIDMLGRPTGVRWDIVPRDLHHDAVELPNGNFLALSSAKGSVDDEVVMIDRASGIILSRWDFRKILDPARPVMPANLNKRDWLHLNGIIYDARDDSMIVSGRDQSALIKVDIASGRIDWILGNHEKWKERFRPFLLQPEGEPFEWPWGQHAPMLHPDDPSRILLFDNGNERSYDEPLLPEENYSRIVEYRIDPEAGKVRQIWQYGRERGSELFAPFIGDADYLSNGNRLACFGGITRNLEGQAMELFDFEKEKVNMMKISARIIELTDETPARVVREIILADNDASTYEGYRSYRAEKISLYPGSRFAE; translated from the coding sequence ATGCGTTTATTCAGGCTTATGCTTCCGGCTCTTGGTGTTCTGTTTATCGGTATCCCCGGTGTGGTCTATCTTCTGCAGCCGCCGGTGAGGATTATCTCTATCAGTGCTGCCGAAAAAGTTCCCCTGGCGGCGGAGGCGGTGATCAGGAGCAGGAGGCCTTCACGGGTCAGTCTCAGTATCAAGGGTCGTAACGGGGCGAAGGACCTCAAGGTCTCTTTTGACCGAAAATCACGAGTGCACCGCATCCCGGTCCTCGGTCTCTACCCCGACTGGAAAAATAGCATCGAATTCAGCGTTACCGATGACCGGGGCCGGGTTCACAGTCTGACCCGCAGCATACGCACAGAAGCCCTGCCTGAGGAGTACCCCGAAATTCGTGTCCGCACTCCACTGCCGGAAAAGGCGGCACCGGGGATGCTCTTTCTGCACCTCGGACATTACGATGACAGAATGAGTTACACCCCCTATCCCTCCGCCATCGATGAGGCCGGGGATGTCCGCTGGTTCTATGCCGGGGACAACGGGCATCTGCTGCGCCGTCTCGAAAACGGAAACCTCATCATTCAGCAGGAAGATTCGATTGTCGAGATTGACATGCTGGGGAGGCCCACGGGAGTCCGATGGGATATCGTTCCCCGGGACCTGCACCACGATGCGGTGGAGCTGCCCAACGGAAACTTTCTGGCCCTGAGCTCCGCGAAGGGGTCCGTCGACGACGAGGTTGTCATGATTGACCGGGCCAGCGGAATAATACTGTCCCGCTGGGACTTCCGGAAAATCCTCGATCCGGCAAGGCCTGTAATGCCGGCGAATCTGAATAAGCGGGACTGGCTCCATTTGAACGGAATAATCTATGATGCCCGGGATGACTCCATGATCGTTTCCGGTCGCGACCAGAGTGCTCTTATAAAAGTCGATATTGCTTCGGGGCGGATCGACTGGATTCTGGGAAATCATGAAAAATGGAAGGAGAGATTCCGGCCCTTCCTGCTGCAGCCGGAGGGTGAACCCTTTGAGTGGCCCTGGGGACAGCACGCCCCCATGCTCCATCCCGACGATCCCTCCCGGATTCTCCTTTTCGACAACGGAAACGAACGTTCCTATGATGAGCCTCTTCTCCCGGAGGAGAACTATTCCCGTATAGTGGAGTACCGGATAGATCCCGAGGCGGGAAAGGTGCGCCAGATCTGGCAGTACGGCAGGGAGCGGGGGAGTGAACTCTTCGCCCCTTTTATCGGCGATGCGGATTATCTTTCCAATGGAAACCGTCTGGCCTGTTTTGGCGGGATCACCAGGAATCTGGAGGGACAGGCCATGGAGCTCTTTGACTTTGAGAAGGAAAAGGTCAACATGATGAAGATTTCCGCCCGCATTATCGAGCTAACCGACGAAACCCCCGCCAGGGTTGTCCGGGAGATCATCCTTGCCGACAATGATGCTTCCACCTACGAGGGCTACCGCAGTTACCGGGCCGAAAAGATAAGTCTCTATCCGGGATCCCGCTTTGCAGAATAA